The nucleotide sequence AGATATAGCCTTAGCCGAAGGCAGAACTCTATGTATCATTCTATTTTTTATGTTTAAAGATAATATTTTTTTTATATTTCTGCTTCCACTTGTATTTAATACATTCCCATCTATATCTTTTAACACACTTTTAAGTTCCTCATAACCATTTATTTTAAGTATATGTGAATTACTTCCAAATTTATTTAGACAAGAAGGTCTCTCATACCTTAAATATTTTATCTTCAGAATTTCACACGCTTTAATTGCATTTTGTGTGATTTCTATGGCATATGGGTGGGATGCATCTAAAAGTATGTTCACCTTATTTTTTCTAAAAGTATATATTAAATCTTCGAATTTTAAAGGTTCTGTATTTAAGACCTTATATTTATAATTTTCAAGAAGTTGTCCTCCATAATTTGTCGCAGTAGATACAAATATATCATTGGTAAATCCATTTAAAAGCGACAATATCTTTTTTCCCTCTGACGTACCTAAAATTAATCCTATCATAAATAATAATCTCCCCATTTGAAAAATCCATGACTATTTTTCAAGCATTGGATTCCCATCTATAGAATCTAAAATGTGATGTATATATATTTGTTGAAATGCCTTATTTTCTCCTAGCCCATGCATATAAAGACTTACTTTAAATCCATGCTTTTCAAGTATATTCTTCCATGAATCATCACGATTTCCTGCCATATCATTAATAGCATGATCGCCAGCCACCAACATGAATGGCATAAGCATAACTTCTTTTATGTTTCTTTCTTCAAGCTTCGATATTACTTGCTTAAGCATAGGGTATCCTTCTACTGTAGCTACATATACATTACCAGGTTTTGCCTCATCCAATATATATTGAAGTAATGCATAAGCTGCATTTATCGGATGTTCTGAACCATGTCCCATTAATATTACACAATTGTTTTTTTCTAATTTAGGAATCTGTTTCTTTAATGCCTCCACTGTTTTGAAATAATCTTCAGTTCTATATAGCATCGGCCTTCCAAGAACAAATTTTTCAAAATCATCTTTATAAATTCGCACTTTATCAACAATTTTATTGTACTCATCTCCAGGCATTATATGAAGCGGTTGAATATAAACCTCATCAAAACCATCATCTTTCAACTTTTTAAGTGCTTCCTGTGGTGTATCTATAACAATATTTTTTTCTGCCTTTAATTTTTTTATTATAATATATGATGTAAACGCCCTTCTTACCTCATAGTCCTTAAAACTCTCTCTTATAGCATTTTCAGTACTTTCTATACATGATTCAAATGCTGTCTTTATACTAGTTCCAAAGCTTACAACTAATATGGCTTTTTTATTCATATAAATCATCCTTTTCTATTAATATTGTATCCTCTGGGTGTTATGAATTCTCCATTTTTAACAAAACTTAAACTATTCCCGATTATAACTATTGAGAGCATATCAACACCGAAATCATCAAATGTATCAAGTGTAAATATTTTATATTTTTGTTCATTTCTCAACGCATTTTTTACAACTGCCGCAGGTGTATCTCCTTTTCTATAATTTTTTATTATATTGATACATTCCATTAAATAATTCGGTCTTCCCTTGCTTCGCGGATTATAAAGTGATATTACAAAATCACCTTTTGCGGCAAATTCAACTCTCTTCTTTATGATTTCATATGGAGTCATAAGATCGCTTAAACTTATATTACAGTTGTCATGCATAAGTGGTGCTCCCAATATAGATGCCGCCGATGATGAAGCAGTAACTCCCGGTATTATTTCTACATCCTCATCTTTTTTAAGTTCTAATATAAGTCCTGCCATTCCATATATTCCAGCATCTCCAGTACTTATTATTGATACAGTATTGTCTTTTGAAAGCTCAAGTGCCTTTTTGCATCTTTCAATTTCTCCATGCATTCCTGTTGAAAATACAATCTTATCCTTAATTAAATCACCTATAAGTTCAATATATTTAGTATATCCAACTATAACATCACTTTTTTTTATTACATCAAGGGCCTTTATTGTCATATATTCAAGCCCTCCAGGTCCTATGCTGACTACATACAGTTTTCCCATAAACTTTAAACCTCCTTTCTAATAAATTTGGCTTCAAAGTACACCCATACACACAGTCATACCCTGTAATTTTATCTTAACTGTTACAGGTTTTGCTCCTACAATTTCAACACAAGGTTCACATACAGATCTTACACCTATAGTCTTTTCTACAAAGTCACTGCCTTCATATTTATATTGGATTTTTTTTATATCATGAAGACTACAAATTCTGAATTCAGCATCAAAATAATCTGCAAGATTAATTATTGCCTGTTCATCTTTTTTTATCTCAACTGTAGAAATAATCTTAACTGATCGGGTATCTATATTGTACTGTCTTAAAAACTCTAAAACTCTATTTTTCATATCCATAAATTCAAAGTTCTTTCTGCAGCCTATTCCAAGAACAATATCCTTTCTTATCAGCTTCAAAATTGACTGTCCTTTAAATTCACTAAAATCGTCCTTTAAGTTATGTGTTACATATACTAATCCATCAGCATCATTTAAACTTTCCTCATATCCTTTTGGCAAAGCTATCAGATTCCTAAGATCCATAAAAGCAACCCTTTTTTTATCAACTAAAAGTGATGAAATATCTTTAACATTTTTAAGATTATCAATTACGAGTTTATTTTTTTTAGCAATAGTATCCGGCGCCTCTACTCCCATATTATCTGTTGCAGTTGTTATAACAGGCACTGCTGAAAGTAGCTTAGAGACTTCAAGTGTCAATTCATTTGCACCGCCTAAATGCCCGCTTAAAAGACTTATAACAAACTTGGCAGCACTATCTACGACCAAAATTGCAGGATCTTTATCTTTACTTATAATATAAGGTGCACATGCCCTTACCGCTATACCTGTAGAACTTACAAATATTACTGCATCGTATAGACTAATGATATCCTTGATTATATTGTTAATCCCCTTATTTTTTACATCAGATTTTTTAAACAGAACTGCATCAAATTTACTTTTAATTTTTTGAGAAATAGTATCTCCGCTATTTGTAACGCTAATTACCGCTATCTTCATTTTTACTTCCTCTAAACATGTGGGAAAAGTTTTCATCGTAAAGGAGACTATTATCGTATCTGCAGTCTATAAAATCACCAACTAATATTTGCGCCGTTCTTGTTATATTTGCATCCTTGACTTTTTTAGATATATCATCAAGAGTTCCCACAACACACTTCTGATCTCCCCATGTTGCCCTTTGAATAACTGCAACAGGTACATTTCTTCCGTAACCTTTCCTTAGTTTTGATACTACCTTATCTATCATTCCAACTGAAAGGAATAATGCCATAGAGGCTCCTATTGATGCAAGTCTTTCAAGATCCTCATTTTGTGGAACAGGTGTCCTGCCTTCCGCACGTGTGAGTATAACCGTCTGGCTTACATTTGGAAGAGTAAATTCCCTGTTTATTGCCGCAGCTGCTGCTGTAAATGAACTAACACCCGGAACTACCTCATATGGTATATTTAATTTTTGGAGTTCATCCATCTGCTCTTTTATTGCCCCATATATCGAAGGATCTCCAGTCTGAAGCCTGACTATCTTTTTACCCTGAAAAAAATAGTTTTTTATTGTACCTATAACTTCCTTTAATGTCATTGATGCAGAATTAAATATTTGAACCTTATCCTTGCAGTATTTAAAATGATCACTGCTCACAAGTGAACCAGCATATATTATAATATCTGCATCCGATATTAAATTTCTGCCTTTTACAGTAATCAAATCAGGATCTCCCGGACCCGCTCCTATAAAGTAAACCAAATTTTTCATATTATGCCTCCTATCTTTTTGCCAAAATCAAAGACATATAATCTTTATTTTTCAGTATTTCTTCTCTAACTCTTAAAATTTGCTGTCCATACCTATAAGCCCTTTTTACGCACACATATTTAAAACCCTTCTTATCTAAAATATCCAGTACTTTTTCTTCTGACTTATATAATTTCATAATAACTACAAATTTTTCATCACGTATAGTATCAACCTTCGATGCTGGTATCACTAAAAGTCCTTCATCACCTATGACTATAGTTTCCCCTGCAGCACTTGCTGCTGCACAGAAAGAAGTTATTCCAGGTATTGTTTCTGTTTTATATCCTTTTTCCTTTATATACCTTAATAGATATATATATGTACTGTAAATAAATGGATCTCCTATCGTAAGAAATGCCACATCCTTTCCTTCCATTAGCTTCTCTTCTATTGATTTAAATGCAAGATATACCTTATCCTCCTGGTCCTTACTCCCCATAGGAAAATGTTTTATAATAACCTCTTTTCCCTCACCTATAAAATCCTTAACCGTATTTAAAGCTATACTTTTGCCATTTTCATGTGCAGATGGTGCAACAATTACATCAGCCTTTTTTATAGTATTAACTGCCTTTAAAGTGAGCAGTTCTGCATCCCCGGGTCCAACGCCTATACCATACAAGATCCCAGATTTTACAGATTCATTACTCATGTTTATTCCCCCCGGTTTTTCTACCTGACAAAATAAATACACTATTATTTGCCGTCATCATATAAGTATCCTGCCTTACTCTGCTTATTCCGACTTGTATACATTCTACATCATAGCAAAGTTTCCTAAGAATACTCATAGCTTTATATAGATTGTCAAGTGTAATAAAATTCAAAACTATTTTTCCATTGCATTTAAGCTTTAAAGAATATTCTCTTATTATATCTTCTATATTTCCACCACTTCCACCTATGAATACAGCATCAAATTCACCTTTTACACTATCCTTTACTTTAATTGCCTCTCCTTCTATTATGTTAAGATTTTTTACATTGAATTTTTTCATGTTCATTTCTATAAGTTCTACTGCATCCTTCTCTTTTTCAATTGCCACAACTTCTCCAGAAACACATTCTCTGGCGGCTTGAATGCTAATTGACCCAGTTCCTGCCCCCACATCGAGAACTCTGG is from Clostridium fermenticellae and encodes:
- a CDS encoding cobalt-precorrin-6A reductase, whose protein sequence is MIGLILGTSEGKKILSLLNGFTNDIFVSTATNYGGQLLENYKYKVLNTEPLKFEDLIYTFRKNKVNILLDASHPYAIEITQNAIKACEILKIKYLRYERPSCLNKFGSNSHILKINGYEELKSVLKDIDGNVLNTSGSRNIKKILSLNIKNRMIHRVLPSAKAISECYQNGISVDDIIAIKGPISYDLNCSFIREYDVRAMIMKDSGIQGGTFEKIKSCIDNDIYAIVIGRKKGNYKNVFYSEEEAVNFIKKEVKGVFYGG
- the cbiT gene encoding precorrin-6Y C5,15-methyltransferase (decarboxylating) subunit CbiT is translated as MFYIKDSEFIRENGIPMTKEEVRMLSISKMELEEASRVLDVGAGTGSISIQAARECVSGEVVAIEKEKDAVELIEMNMKKFNVKNLNIIEGEAIKVKDSVKGEFDAVFIGGSGGNIEDIIREYSLKLKCNGKIVLNFITLDNLYKAMSILRKLCYDVECIQVGISRVRQDTYMMTANNSVFILSGRKTGGNKHE
- the cobJ gene encoding precorrin-3B C(17)-methyltransferase; its protein translation is MGKLYVVSIGPGGLEYMTIKALDVIKKSDVIVGYTKYIELIGDLIKDKIVFSTGMHGEIERCKKALELSKDNTVSIISTGDAGIYGMAGLILELKKDEDVEIIPGVTASSSAASILGAPLMHDNCNISLSDLMTPYEIIKKRVEFAAKGDFVISLYNPRSKGRPNYLMECINIIKNYRKGDTPAAVVKNALRNEQKYKIFTLDTFDDFGVDMLSIVIIGNSLSFVKNGEFITPRGYNINRKG
- the cobM gene encoding precorrin-4 C(11)-methyltransferase, which translates into the protein MKNLVYFIGAGPGDPDLITVKGRNLISDADIIIYAGSLVSSDHFKYCKDKVQIFNSASMTLKEVIGTIKNYFFQGKKIVRLQTGDPSIYGAIKEQMDELQKLNIPYEVVPGVSSFTAAAAAINREFTLPNVSQTVILTRAEGRTPVPQNEDLERLASIGASMALFLSVGMIDKVVSKLRKGYGRNVPVAVIQRATWGDQKCVVGTLDDISKKVKDANITRTAQILVGDFIDCRYDNSLLYDENFSHMFRGSKNEDSGN
- a CDS encoding sirohydrochlorin cobaltochelatase, which gives rise to MYMNKKAILVVSFGTSIKTAFESCIESTENAIRESFKDYEVRRAFTSYIIIKKLKAEKNIVIDTPQEALKKLKDDGFDEVYIQPLHIMPGDEYNKIVDKVRIYKDDFEKFVLGRPMLYRTEDYFKTVEALKKQIPKLEKNNCVILMGHGSEHPINAAYALLQYILDEAKPGNVYVATVEGYPMLKQVISKLEERNIKEVMLMPFMLVAGDHAINDMAGNRDDSWKNILEKHGFKVSLYMHGLGENKAFQQIYIHHILDSIDGNPMLEK
- a CDS encoding cobalt-factor II C(20)-methyltransferase; protein product: MSNESVKSGILYGIGVGPGDAELLTLKAVNTIKKADVIVAPSAHENGKSIALNTVKDFIGEGKEVIIKHFPMGSKDQEDKVYLAFKSIEEKLMEGKDVAFLTIGDPFIYSTYIYLLRYIKEKGYKTETIPGITSFCAAASAAGETIVIGDEGLLVIPASKVDTIRDEKFVVIMKLYKSEEKVLDILDKKGFKYVCVKRAYRYGQQILRVREEILKNKDYMSLILAKR
- the cbiG gene encoding cobalt-precorrin 5A hydrolase encodes the protein MKIAVISVTNSGDTISQKIKSKFDAVLFKKSDVKNKGINNIIKDIISLYDAVIFVSSTGIAVRACAPYIISKDKDPAILVVDSAAKFVISLLSGHLGGANELTLEVSKLLSAVPVITTATDNMGVEAPDTIAKKNKLVIDNLKNVKDISSLLVDKKRVAFMDLRNLIALPKGYEESLNDADGLVYVTHNLKDDFSEFKGQSILKLIRKDIVLGIGCRKNFEFMDMKNRVLEFLRQYNIDTRSVKIISTVEIKKDEQAIINLADYFDAEFRICSLHDIKKIQYKYEGSDFVEKTIGVRSVCEPCVEIVGAKPVTVKIKLQGMTVCMGVL